Within Actinomycetota bacterium, the genomic segment ATATGGGAATGGAACGCGACCTCGCACTGGCGGCGGCGCAGGAGCTCCTGCTCGAACGATACGCACCCGATACGCGGGTGCGACGGATCCGCTGGTCACACGGTGAGACACAGGTGCTCGAGCTCGGGGACGGGCCTCCCCTGCTCCTCGTGCACGGAGGTGGGGACGGCGCGTTCGAGTGGGTGCCGATCTTGGGCATGTTGGCCGAGTCGCACCACGTCCTCGCCGTGGATCGACCCGGCCACGGCCTCGCGAACGCGTTCTCGTACCGATATGTCGACCTCCACAGTCATGTGCGGTCGTTCCTCGCCGGACGTCCTCGACGCCCTCGAGCTCGAGTCGACCGACGTCCTCGCGAACTCGATCGGAGGCTATTGGGCCGCGGTCTTCACGCTCGCCGTACCGCATCGGGTACATCGACTCGTCATCGCGGGCGTGCCGCCGGGGGTGGTCCGCGATGCCCCGCTCCCCCTCCGCGTGATGGGGCTCCCGGCCGTGGGACCGGCGGTCGCACGCCTCGTGATGGGGAAACCGTCGCAAGAGGGAAGCCGGAAGTTCTGGGGCCAGATGCTCGTGGCCCACCCCGAGCTGCTCCCGGACGAGCTCCTCGACGTCGACGCGGCGCACATGCGACGGAACGCGGCGGATATCCGAGAGCTCCTCTACATCCTGATCGGGCCCCGCGGGATACGTCGCCACCTCGTGCTCGGGAACCGATGGAACACCATCGAAGTGCCGACGCTGCTCCTCTTCGGTGAACACGATGCGTTCATGACACCCCGGATGATGCACGCATGGGAGAGGATCGCCGCGGCCTGTCCCAGCATCGACGTCGTTCGAGCACCCGGAGCGGGGCATCTGCCGTGGATCGACGAACCCGAGTTCGTCGTCGGTGAGATCGAAGGGTTCCTCGATGCTGCTGATGACTGAACCGAGACCGAGGGGGGCATCAGGCGTCGACAGTGAACGGTCGCCATGCATACAACAGAGGGTCGCGATGCTGGCGGTGCCCGGGGTGGGAGTCGAACTCCCACCGAACGGATGATGACCCGTGCCG encodes:
- a CDS encoding alpha/beta hydrolase; this translates as MSTSTVMCGRSSPDVLDALELESTDVLANSIGGYWAAVFTLAVPHRVHRLVIAGVPPGVVRDAPLPLRVMGLPAVGPAVARLVMGKPSQEGSRKFWGQMLVAHPELLPDELLDVDAAHMRRNAADIRELLYILIGPRGIRRHLVLGNRWNTIEVPTLLLFGEHDAFMTPRMMHAWERIAAACPSIDVVRAPGAGHLPWIDEPEFVVGEIEGFLDAADD